A region from the Sutcliffiella horikoshii genome encodes:
- the tlp gene encoding small acid-soluble spore protein Tlp, protein MDQNKQHRANPDDRSDNVEKLQSMVQNTIENIEEAHDSMQFANAEERARIEAKNHRREESIAAFRSEIKDEASARENGLK, encoded by the coding sequence ATGGACCAAAATAAACAACATCGTGCAAACCCGGATGATCGCAGTGATAATGTAGAAAAGCTACAAAGCATGGTGCAGAATACAATAGAAAATATTGAAGAAGCACATGATTCCATGCAATTTGCCAATGCAGAGGAAAGAGCTCGCATTGAAGCAAAAAACCACCGTCGTGAAGAGAGCATTGCAGCTTTTAGATCTGAAATTAAAGACGAAGCCAGTGCTCGCGAAAACGGGCTTAAGTAA
- a CDS encoding acyl-CoA thioesterase, whose product MLISKKEIEVRYAETDQMGVVYHANYLVWMELGRTQLIKDLGFSYAEMEQDGVISPVIDINVTYKKPLRYGEVATIHTWIETYDGFRVVYGYKILTPEEDIALLGSSSHVCVKKDNFKPIIIRKKYPEWHTAYENAKKQGE is encoded by the coding sequence ATGCTAATTTCTAAAAAAGAGATTGAAGTACGTTATGCGGAGACAGATCAAATGGGGGTTGTGTATCATGCCAATTACCTGGTTTGGATGGAACTCGGCAGAACACAACTTATAAAAGATTTAGGCTTTTCTTACGCAGAAATGGAGCAGGACGGAGTTATTTCTCCTGTAATCGATATAAATGTTACATATAAGAAACCGCTTCGTTACGGGGAAGTAGCGACTATACATACTTGGATTGAAACATACGATGGATTCCGTGTAGTTTATGGTTATAAAATACTTACTCCAGAAGAGGATATTGCACTATTGGGAAGTTCCTCGCATGTTTGTGTGAAAAAGGATAACTTTAAACCTATAATTATTCGTAAGAAATATCCGGAGTGGCATACTGCCTACGAAAACGCGAAGAAGCAAGGAGAGTAA
- a CDS encoding HesB/YadR/YfhF family protein, with amino-acid sequence MNIHMSDQALEWYKKELHLENGDNIKFQVRYGGYSTVQKGFSLGIVKEDPDQPVATVEKDGITFFVEEKDAWYFDNHDLHIKFDEKLNEPKFDYE; translated from the coding sequence ATGAATATTCACATGTCAGATCAAGCTTTGGAATGGTATAAAAAAGAGCTTCACCTAGAAAATGGAGACAACATAAAATTTCAAGTCCGCTATGGAGGCTACAGTACCGTGCAAAAGGGATTTTCTTTAGGGATTGTAAAAGAAGACCCAGACCAGCCTGTTGCAACCGTTGAAAAAGACGGAATTACGTTCTTTGTGGAAGAAAAAGATGCATGGTATTTTGACAATCATGATCTTCACATTAAGTTTGATGAAAAATTGAATGAACCTAAATTTGACTATGAATGA
- a CDS encoding CapA family protein — protein MNKKFKYLLPILIIMLLGTVFSVLSFKHFSSFNGSDSQEELVANPVKLHKLTKELKTEKGFRTEATISAVGDLLIHSTVYNAAKTGESSYDFNPMLNKVKSYLLETDISIANQETIIGGTEIGLSNYPSFNSPFEVADALQEAGVDIVSIANNHTLDRGEKAIMNAINHYETIGMEYVGGYKSNEDKAKLRTISKNGIEFSFLSYTYGTNGIPVPEGKEFFVNLIDREAIKKDVQEAKQNSDVVVVAMHWGVEYILFPNSEQEELADFLAETGVDIVIGHHPHVLQPMKFMDRPDGGKMFVVYSLGNFLSGQKDDYKDIGGILQLHVEKNMDGQESKIDIKVDNFIPTYVSQINPTKYHVVPLKDAASYGFPQAEAKNEEMMKHMYQWLKDDELRN, from the coding sequence ATGAATAAAAAATTTAAATACCTTCTCCCGATTTTAATTATTATGCTATTGGGAACCGTTTTTTCTGTATTGTCCTTTAAACATTTCAGCAGTTTTAATGGGAGTGATAGTCAAGAAGAACTTGTTGCAAATCCAGTGAAGCTTCATAAGTTAACAAAAGAATTAAAAACCGAAAAGGGCTTCCGAACAGAAGCAACCATTTCCGCTGTTGGGGATTTACTTATCCATAGCACGGTTTATAATGCAGCGAAAACAGGGGAAAGCAGCTATGATTTCAATCCAATGCTAAATAAGGTGAAATCCTACCTGCTTGAAACCGATATTTCCATTGCAAATCAAGAGACCATCATCGGGGGGACTGAAATAGGATTATCCAACTATCCTAGCTTTAACAGTCCATTTGAAGTGGCTGATGCCCTTCAGGAAGCCGGCGTTGATATTGTCAGCATCGCCAATAACCATACATTGGACCGTGGAGAAAAGGCGATCATGAATGCCATTAACCATTATGAAACCATTGGAATGGAGTATGTAGGTGGGTATAAGAGCAATGAAGATAAAGCAAAATTACGAACCATATCAAAGAATGGCATTGAGTTCTCATTCTTGTCTTACACATACGGAACAAACGGTATTCCCGTTCCGGAAGGGAAAGAATTTTTTGTAAACTTGATTGATCGTGAAGCGATAAAAAAAGACGTTCAAGAAGCCAAGCAAAATTCAGATGTCGTTGTAGTTGCGATGCACTGGGGGGTAGAATATATCCTTTTTCCAAATTCAGAACAGGAAGAACTTGCAGACTTCCTGGCTGAAACTGGTGTCGACATTGTGATCGGGCATCACCCACATGTATTGCAACCAATGAAGTTCATGGACAGGCCTGATGGCGGAAAGATGTTTGTTGTCTATTCTTTAGGTAATTTCCTCTCTGGGCAAAAAGACGACTATAAAGATATCGGTGGCATCCTTCAACTCCATGTGGAAAAAAACATGGATGGACAGGAAAGCAAAATTGATATTAAAGTGGACAATTTCATCCCTACTTATGTTTCACAGATTAATCCTACTAAATATCATGTTGTTCCATTAAAGGACGCGGCATCGTATGGCTTTCCTCAGGCAGAGGCTAAAAACGAGGAAATGATGAAACATATGTACCAATGGTTAAAAGATGATGAATTAAGAAACTAA